AAGAAATTTTTTAGCAGCCTTCGAGAAAATAGACTCTTTCTTCCACGCAAGAATCAACCCCGCTTTTATTTCAGGTTGCAACGGGACAAATTTTAAATCGCTTTCTGTGATAACTCCCTCAATAGTAACAAGTAGGCCAAGATCCTCACGCACCATTATTGACGCATTGAACGCTAAATTATGAGTCCCGATAATATTTAACTCTTCGACAGGAAAGCCGAGCCACTCTGAAAACTCTCCCTGTGATTTTGCCTGATGTGAAAATAAAAGCTCCCGCCCGCGCAAGTCTTCAGGAACGATAAAATTTTTTCCCGCTAAATTATCATCAAGCCGCATAATTACTCCCCATTTATCTGAATTTGGCAATGCAAGAGAGTCATATTTGTTGAGATTAACTTTTCCCACGAACAGCCCGAAATCAATTAACCCCTTGTCTAATTTGTCTGTGATGTCTTCTGCGTCGCCGCTTATCATGCGATATTTTACGCCCGGATAATTTACGCGCAGAGATTTTAATATTTTGCCGATATAATTAACTCCGGCGGTTTCTCCTGATCCGATATAAATAGTGCCTGTTATATTTTCCTGATCTGAATTAATTAACTCCGCTAAAGTCTTTGACTCGAGTTCTATAATTTCTTGCGCGCGTTTCTTGAGTAATAGGCCGTCTTCAGTGAGTCTGATATTATAATTTCCGCGAATGTATAATTTCTTGCCGGTTTCCTGCTCTAACTGTGAAATTTGGCGCGATAGAGTCGGCTGCGTTATGTGGAGTCTTATAGCTGCTTTTGTCAAGCTCTCCTGCTCGGCTACTTCGAGAAAATATTTCAGCGTTCTTAATTCCATAATTGCCTCCGGATATAAAATTTTCTGCATAACTAATTTTACTATATAAGCATTAGACATTTCACGCGCAAATTGCGATAATTTATGCAAGATTTCAATCAGGAGGACTATATAACATGATAAAAATTTTAGCGGCACTTGCAATAATTTCGTGTTTTGCTTCAGCTTCTATGGCAAAAGATTCTATTACGGATTTTACGGAAGATACAAGAGTTTTCAAGATTGACTCAAGCATTCAGGTAAAGAAGGCACATTTTCATAACCGCTACGGAATTGATTTAACGGGAGATTTATATTTGCCTGCGAACTTTGACGCGTCGAAAAAATATCCTGCTGTTGCTGTAGCTGGTCCGTTTGGTGCAGTAAAGGAACAAGTTTCGGGACTCTATGCTCAGGAAATGGCGAAGGCTGGTTATGTTGCGCTTGCGTTCGATCCTTCATTCACGGGTGAAAGCGGCGGGGCAGTGCGTTATGTCTCATCACCTGAGATTAACACAGAAGATTTTTCTGCGGCTGTAGATTTTCTTTCCGTGCAAAGCTGTGTAGACCCTGAAAAAATCGGCATTATCGGCGTTTGCGGATGGGGCGGAATTGCTTTAAACGCTGCTGCGGCCGACACGAGAATAAAAGCTACTGTTTCATCAACTATGTACAACATGTCAAGAATCGCTGCTAACGGATATTTTGACGCTGATAACAACGAAGAAGCCCGTTACAACGCGAAAAAGGCCATGAACGAGCAGAGAACAAAAGATTATCAGTCAGGAACTTACGCGCGTGCAGGCGGAGTAGTTGATCCGTTGCCCGACGATGCACCCCAGTTCGTGAAAGATTATTACGCTTATTACAAGACTCCGAGAGGCTATCACAAACGCTCGCTTAATTCAAATGAAGGCTGGAACGTTACAGCAGGTTTAGCATTAATGAATATGCCCATGCTTGCATTTGTTGAAGAGATTCGCTCACCGGTTTTGCTTGTACACGGAGAAAAAGCGCACTCAAGATATATGAGCGAGGACACTATAAAGCGTCTCAAAGGCGATAACAAGAAATTAATTATCGTTCCCGGCGCGTCTCATTGTGATTTATATGACAATCTCGAAAAAATTCCGTTCAATGAGATTATAGCTTTCATGAATAACTACGTGAAATAAATAAATTTTTCTGCCTCGTGAGAAAATATCTTGCGGGGCTTATTTTATTATCATGAAGAAATTATTAATCTGTACAATAATTATTATGCTCGCTGCTTTTCCTGTTTCAGCAATGGAATATCTTGCACTCAATGACGGAAATAAAATCCCCGTTTTAGGCTTGGGCACGTGGACACTTGATAATAATCAGGCTGCTGAATGCGTTTATGTTGCAATAAAAGCAGGTTACAGACTCATTGACACAGCAAAATATTACGGAAATGAGTCAGGAGTCGGAC
The Synergistaceae bacterium DNA segment above includes these coding regions:
- a CDS encoding alpha/beta hydrolase, producing MIKILAALAIISCFASASMAKDSITDFTEDTRVFKIDSSIQVKKAHFHNRYGIDLTGDLYLPANFDASKKYPAVAVAGPFGAVKEQVSGLYAQEMAKAGYVALAFDPSFTGESGGAVRYVSSPEINTEDFSAAVDFLSVQSCVDPEKIGIIGVCGWGGIALNAAAADTRIKATVSSTMYNMSRIAANGYFDADNNEEARYNAKKAMNEQRTKDYQSGTYARAGGVVDPLPDDAPQFVKDYYAYYKTPRGYHKRSLNSNEGWNVTAGLALMNMPMLAFVEEIRSPVLLVHGEKAHSRYMSEDTIKRLKGDNKKLIIVPGASHCDLYDNLEKIPFNEIIAFMNNYVK
- a CDS encoding LysR family transcriptional regulator; this encodes MPLKFLSCYIVLLIEILHKLSQFAREMSNAYIVKLVMQKILYPEAIMELRTLKYFLEVAEQESLTKAAIRLHITQPTLSRQISQLEQETGKKLYIRGNYNIRLTEDGLLLKKRAQEIIELESKTLAELINSDQENITGTIYIGSGETAGVNYIGKILKSLRVNYPGVKYRMISGDAEDITDKLDKGLIDFGLFVGKVNLNKYDSLALPNSDKWGVIMRLDDNLAGKNFIVPEDLRGRELLFSHQAKSQGEFSEWLGFPVEELNIIGTHNLAFNASIMVREDLGLLVTIEGVITESDLKFVPLQPEIKAGLILAWKKESIFSKAAKKFLDSCSYSCV